The Aureispira anguillae genome contains a region encoding:
- the porG gene encoding type IX secretion system protein PorG translates to MRRLLLIIAVACTPLLTKAQFNWGHNYFEVGLGGGVMNYSGELTNSIFDFKHVHFGGALFGRYNIGKFLSLRLQLALGSVSGSDADAPDFRNQVRNLDFKSHLFEGSFIVEANLMGFQPRGHEKMFSPYVFVGLGIFNFNPYTTHFDPNLDGQLVYLQTMNTEGQGSATFSNRAPYSTTQVSIPMGIGVKYAINSNISIGLEVGFRPTFTDYLDDVGQTYPVNALTGEPFYDQTPYLAGQYGDKSAQELFSDKSYSFILTDLQSRAAGSGASINAELATHIQNMSLSEFLNYITPYLADPSLAAAGSKEEAAIAEYNGYINARGGNLVRGDKLNDWYVFTMVTVSYNFIENGLVGFRKRRKRRAGCKSSQF, encoded by the coding sequence ATGAGAAGACTATTGTTGATTATTGCCGTTGCTTGCACTCCATTATTAACAAAGGCACAGTTTAATTGGGGCCATAATTATTTTGAAGTAGGTCTTGGTGGTGGTGTTATGAACTATTCTGGTGAGCTAACCAATTCAATTTTCGATTTTAAACACGTACATTTTGGCGGGGCATTATTTGGTCGATATAATATAGGCAAGTTTTTGAGTCTTCGTCTTCAGTTGGCATTGGGATCTGTTTCTGGAAGTGATGCAGATGCACCAGATTTTAGAAACCAAGTGCGAAACCTAGATTTTAAATCTCATCTTTTTGAGGGGTCTTTTATTGTAGAGGCGAATCTAATGGGATTTCAGCCAAGAGGACACGAAAAGATGTTCTCACCTTATGTATTTGTAGGTTTGGGCATTTTTAATTTTAACCCTTATACCACCCATTTTGATCCCAATTTAGATGGGCAATTGGTTTATTTGCAAACGATGAATACAGAGGGGCAGGGTAGTGCTACCTTTTCTAATAGAGCTCCTTATTCGACCACGCAAGTTTCTATTCCAATGGGAATTGGGGTTAAATATGCGATTAATAGCAACATTAGTATTGGTCTTGAAGTGGGTTTCCGTCCTACTTTTACGGATTATTTAGACGATGTTGGTCAAACTTATCCTGTTAATGCATTGACTGGTGAACCCTTCTATGATCAAACGCCTTATTTGGCAGGACAATACGGAGATAAATCGGCACAAGAGTTATTTTCAGATAAGAGTTATTCTTTCATTTTGACAGACTTACAAAGTAGAGCAGCAGGAAGCGGAGCAAGCATCAACGCAGAACTGGCAACACACATACAGAATATGTCTTTGAGCGAATTTCTAAATTATATCACGCCCTATCTTGCTGATCCTAGTTTGGCGGCAGCAGGCTCTAAGGAAGAGGCTGCTATTGCAGAGTACAATGGTTATATTAATGCAAGAGGTGGAAATTTAGTGCGAGGAGATAAACTCAACGATTGGTATGTTTTTACAATGGTTACCGTATCTTATAACTTTATAGAGAATGGCTTAGTTGGGTTTAGAAAACGTCGTAAAAGAAGAGCAGGGTGTAAGAGTTCTCAATTTTAA
- the porG gene encoding type IX secretion system protein PorG, translating into MAKIVPFIIILIVSLSFTVNAQFLEIGGYGGGLSFNGDVNEGGMLANSSAGFGAFIRYNPHPRFGLSLGFIKGSLEAKDRTSQLPHIRERNLSFRSDLTEFSLISELNILSFYPQKDVYAFAPYLGAGIAVILFNPTAKYNGEWVELQKVGTEGQGLEGYPKKYNLVQVAIPILFGLKYSIGGRLNIAVEVGYRFTFTDYLDDVSTVFVSPKELINSSELAVALSNRTEEYTGAPANHLIGTRRGNANNNDGYLTMGVRISFSLYAKKAYPQKKIEYKINKWF; encoded by the coding sequence ATGGCTAAAATAGTCCCTTTTATTATAATTCTAATTGTGTCTTTGTCTTTTACTGTAAACGCACAATTTTTAGAAATTGGAGGTTATGGAGGAGGGCTTAGTTTTAATGGAGATGTTAATGAGGGGGGAATGCTTGCCAATTCTAGTGCTGGTTTTGGTGCTTTTATACGTTATAATCCCCATCCTCGATTTGGTCTTTCTTTAGGTTTTATCAAAGGAAGTCTTGAAGCTAAAGACAGAACTTCTCAATTGCCTCATATTCGAGAACGAAACCTAAGTTTTAGATCTGATTTGACGGAGTTTTCGCTTATCTCTGAGCTTAATATTTTATCTTTTTATCCTCAAAAAGACGTCTATGCATTTGCCCCTTACTTGGGGGCAGGGATTGCCGTTATACTATTTAATCCAACCGCAAAATACAATGGAGAATGGGTTGAATTGCAGAAAGTGGGCACAGAAGGGCAAGGTTTGGAGGGCTATCCTAAAAAATATAACTTAGTTCAAGTTGCCATTCCAATCTTATTTGGGCTCAAATACTCTATAGGAGGACGACTCAATATAGCGGTTGAGGTAGGATATCGGTTTACCTTTACCGATTATTTAGATGACGTTAGTACGGTGTTTGTTTCTCCTAAAGAATTGATTAATAGTAGCGAATTGGCGGTGGCTTTATCCAATAGAACAGAAGAATATACAGGCGCACCTGCTAATCATTTGATTGGTACTCGTAGAGGCAATGCCAATAACAATGATGGCTATTTGACAATGGGAGTGCGCATATCGTTTAGTCTCTACGCTAAAAAGGCTTATCCTCAGAAGAAAATCGAGTACAAAATTAACAAATGGTTTTAG
- a CDS encoding CHAT domain-containing protein has translation MRQLFFLVIIGLISNSTFAQKNCTELIYQVADAGWISQSMTLSTPANQDYSIRFVSSLRGLTATITSTNNLSAITKEDYWLFTTEDNERKAFCFIDKTRLVELENQSYYVNTIALNWSGLEWLATHKVVSFTAMGKALKERLIPEVKMPKVGTKSFFNLSKCFYHTIDKTRIVNIETTPLDEEQLKQMKLPPSTKAMSLQFNTIGIDAEQQLDRYRGVDQPNYAKGLSRMAELYQAANDPVKAEQYYLEAQQNILQFSGVDYTDYPSLLNSLAAFYEQVGDVQKAKKHYEDAKVLVERIFGQHHPQYPITLNNLGALHLSVDEFDNSEEYHEQARLLLEEEFSTDHPEYTTTLGHLSNFYLVKKDYKKALEVLMNLSKNLVHQLYSYYPSLNEAERLKFLKKINQTVHQFYSAAIQLLPTIPELSNEVANINLAIKGLALEGSISTRASLLTAGDSLLRNQYYNWLGVRRQLAQAAVIPKLEREMLGINLKELDERALTLESELSAASGALANQFRLRRQQVTVDSIRRGLKAGEAAIDFIHFNYHNGKDWEDSILYYAAVIKKEQKMVQMIPLSDHKKLQDILNINITQHSQSYINSPLTNRELYDMVWARLETELNNVKRVYISPSGLLHQISFGALRNKNNKHLVEQYEILNYGSFRDFFYPTQTQNKNRDIVLVGGAKFSIDSAKLVALVHKMKDSTQAITPADLYAYANTALPLSRALASNFSRGNLFFNYLAGTKEEVETIDTLLKKHQWKTHKYIGEEALEDKVKKHSRKEAPYILHIATHGYFFRPLSPSPVGSKEFYKQIIYAQNPLMRSGLVLTGANRVWQGKRPIEGLDDGILTAYEISNLDLHQTDLVVLSSCETGLGDVYDSEGIFGLQRALKSAGVRQMLVTLWRIPDKETAELMGHFYHYYLKTKSASQALRMAQKKMQKNYTAFYWAGFVLIE, from the coding sequence ATGCGACAACTTTTCTTCTTGGTAATAATTGGTTTAATCTCTAATTCAACTTTTGCTCAAAAGAATTGCACAGAGCTTATTTATCAAGTAGCTGATGCAGGGTGGATTAGCCAATCAATGACATTAAGTACGCCTGCCAACCAAGATTATTCTATTCGTTTTGTTAGCTCATTAAGGGGGCTAACGGCAACAATTACTTCCACCAATAATTTATCGGCTATAACAAAAGAGGATTACTGGCTCTTTACTACTGAAGATAATGAAAGAAAAGCTTTTTGTTTCATAGACAAAACACGTCTCGTAGAATTGGAGAATCAATCTTATTATGTCAATACAATAGCTTTGAATTGGAGTGGTTTAGAATGGTTGGCAACACATAAAGTGGTAAGCTTTACAGCGATGGGAAAAGCGCTAAAAGAACGGCTTATTCCAGAGGTTAAAATGCCCAAGGTAGGAACCAAGTCGTTTTTTAATTTATCCAAGTGTTTTTATCATACAATCGACAAAACAAGGATTGTAAATATAGAAACAACCCCTTTGGATGAGGAGCAATTAAAACAAATGAAGTTACCGCCATCAACAAAGGCTATGTCGCTTCAATTTAATACCATAGGGATCGATGCCGAGCAACAATTGGATCGCTATCGAGGAGTCGATCAACCCAACTATGCCAAGGGCTTGAGTCGCATGGCCGAATTATACCAAGCAGCCAATGATCCTGTAAAGGCAGAGCAGTATTATTTGGAGGCACAACAGAATATATTACAGTTCTCAGGAGTTGATTATACCGATTATCCAAGTTTACTGAATAGCTTGGCTGCATTTTATGAGCAAGTTGGAGATGTTCAAAAAGCAAAAAAACATTATGAAGATGCTAAAGTACTCGTAGAACGAATATTTGGTCAGCATCACCCTCAATATCCAATCACGTTAAACAACTTAGGAGCGCTACATTTATCAGTAGATGAGTTTGACAATTCAGAAGAATATCACGAACAAGCTCGTTTGTTGTTAGAAGAAGAATTTAGCACTGATCATCCTGAGTATACCACAACATTGGGGCATTTATCCAATTTTTATTTGGTAAAAAAAGACTACAAAAAAGCATTGGAAGTTTTGATGAATTTATCCAAAAACTTAGTCCATCAACTCTATAGCTATTATCCTAGTTTGAATGAGGCAGAACGTCTAAAGTTTTTAAAAAAAATTAACCAAACCGTGCATCAATTTTATTCTGCTGCCATCCAACTGCTGCCTACTATACCAGAGTTGAGCAACGAAGTAGCAAATATTAACTTGGCAATAAAAGGATTGGCACTAGAAGGGAGTATATCTACTCGGGCAAGTTTACTGACGGCAGGGGATAGCCTATTGCGCAACCAGTACTATAATTGGCTAGGAGTACGTAGACAATTGGCACAAGCTGCTGTTATTCCTAAATTAGAACGAGAAATGTTGGGCATTAATCTAAAAGAGTTGGATGAGCGTGCCTTAACATTAGAATCTGAACTAAGCGCTGCTTCTGGTGCCTTGGCCAATCAATTTAGGTTGCGCCGTCAACAAGTAACGGTTGATAGCATTCGAAGGGGCTTAAAAGCTGGAGAAGCAGCGATTGATTTTATTCATTTTAATTATCACAATGGTAAGGATTGGGAGGATTCAATTCTTTATTATGCGGCCGTCATAAAAAAAGAGCAAAAAATGGTTCAAATGATACCGCTTAGCGATCATAAAAAATTGCAAGATATTCTTAATATCAACATCACGCAACATAGCCAGAGCTATATCAATAGCCCTTTGACCAATAGAGAGTTGTATGATATGGTTTGGGCACGATTAGAGACGGAGCTAAACAATGTAAAGCGAGTCTATATATCCCCAAGTGGCTTGTTGCATCAAATTTCTTTTGGAGCATTGCGCAATAAGAATAACAAGCATCTGGTTGAGCAATATGAAATTTTAAATTACGGCTCTTTTAGAGATTTTTTCTACCCTACGCAGACCCAAAATAAAAACCGAGATATTGTTTTGGTAGGAGGGGCAAAATTTAGCATTGATTCTGCCAAATTGGTGGCTTTGGTTCATAAAATGAAAGACTCTACCCAAGCCATCACGCCTGCCGATTTATATGCTTATGCCAATACTGCCTTACCGTTAAGTCGTGCGCTGGCTAGCAATTTTTCTAGAGGAAATTTATTTTTTAATTATTTGGCAGGAACCAAAGAAGAAGTAGAGACCATTGATACTTTATTAAAAAAACATCAGTGGAAAACGCATAAGTACATTGGTGAAGAGGCGCTAGAGGATAAGGTAAAAAAGCATTCTAGAAAAGAAGCACCTTATATTTTGCATATCGCTACGCATGGTTATTTTTTTAGACCACTTAGCCCTAGCCCTGTTGGGTCTAAGGAGTTTTATAAACAGATTATTTATGCACAAAATCCCTTGATGCGCTCTGGTTTGGTATTGACAGGAGCCAATCGGGTGTGGCAGGGCAAACGCCCCATAGAGGGGCTAGATGATGGAATTTTGACCGCTTATGAAATTTCTAATTTGGATTTGCATCAGACCGATTTGGTCGTCTTGTCTTCTTGCGAAACAGGTTTGGGGGATGTGTACGATAGTGAAGGTATTTTTGGCTTACAACGTGCTTTAAAATCTGCTGGGGTTCGCCAAATGTTGGTGACCTTATGGCGGATTCCCGACAAAGAAACGGCGGAATTGATGGGGCATTTTTACCATTATTATTTAAAAACTAAATCTGCCAGCCAAGCATTGAGAATGGCACAGAAAAAAATGCAGAAAAACTACACGGCTTTTTATTGGGCTGGTTTTGTATTGATTGAATAG